A part of Deltaproteobacteria bacterium genomic DNA contains:
- a CDS encoding MOSC domain-containing protein — MRRMGRIEATWRHPVKSMRGERVAEAELRWSGLAGDRRYAFVRGDDASRFPWLTGRQVPGLLRYRPFFVDPANANGSAVKVATPGGRELAVEDPALLAELAEAYGAPVQFLHSGRGLHDASPLSLIGRATVEALCRAQGVPPDERRFRSNLVVSVESGAAFEEDGWLGLELQLGAADDAPRLRVDRKNERCTMITLEPDTLERTSSLLSALAKDRANCAGVYASVVRPGLIREGAEIFAID; from the coding sequence ATGAGGCGCATGGGACGCATCGAGGCCACCTGGCGGCACCCGGTGAAGAGCATGCGCGGCGAGCGCGTGGCGGAGGCCGAGCTGCGTTGGTCCGGGTTGGCGGGCGATCGGCGGTATGCGTTCGTGCGCGGCGATGACGCCTCGCGCTTTCCCTGGCTCACCGGCCGCCAGGTGCCCGGTCTGCTGCGCTACCGGCCGTTCTTCGTGGATCCGGCGAACGCCAATGGATCCGCCGTGAAGGTGGCCACGCCAGGTGGGCGCGAGCTCGCGGTGGAGGATCCGGCGCTGCTCGCGGAGCTGGCCGAGGCGTACGGCGCGCCCGTGCAGTTCCTGCACTCGGGGCGCGGGCTGCACGATGCATCGCCTCTGTCGCTGATTGGCCGCGCGACCGTGGAGGCGCTCTGCCGCGCGCAGGGCGTGCCGCCCGACGAGCGGCGCTTCAGGAGCAACCTGGTGGTCTCGGTGGAGTCGGGTGCGGCGTTCGAAGAGGACGGCTGGCTCGGGCTGGAGCTGCAGCTCGGCGCGGCCGACGACGCCCCGCGGCTCCGTGTGGATCGCAAGAACGAGCGCTGCACGATGATCACCCTGGAGCCGGACACGCTCGAGCGCACGTCGTCGCTGCTCTCCGCGCTGGCCAAGGATCGCGCGAACTGCGCCGGCGTGTACGCGAGCGTGGTGCGGCCCGGCTTGATCCGAGAGGGCGCAGAGATTTTCGCCATCGATTGA
- the lpxI gene encoding UDP-2,3-diacylglucosamine diphosphatase LpxI (LpxI, functionally equivalent to LpxH, replaces it in LPS biosynthesis in a minority of bacteria.), whose translation MADQQPAPSAEPIGLIAGSGRFPVLFAEAARARGLRVIAIGHRGDTDPALASSVDRFHWVHLGQLGKMAKLFRAEAVTRAVMAGGIGKLSALVRARPDWRGLAFAAKLRNLNDDHVLRTLAEELERAGVRIEPSTVFTPELLAPAGVLTQREPTSSEQQDIAFGLEVARAVGRADVGQTVVVEARQVLAVEASEGTDPTITRGGDYGQGKAVVVKISKPGQDLRFDLPAIGERTIAVMAAHGCKALAVEAGRTLLLDGDAVLRAADAAGIAIVGVAP comes from the coding sequence ATGGCCGACCAACAGCCAGCACCGAGCGCGGAACCGATCGGCCTCATCGCGGGCTCAGGTCGATTTCCAGTGCTGTTTGCGGAAGCTGCTCGCGCCCGTGGATTGCGGGTGATCGCGATCGGGCACCGCGGCGACACGGATCCGGCGCTCGCGAGCTCGGTCGATCGCTTTCACTGGGTGCACCTCGGGCAGCTCGGCAAGATGGCGAAGCTGTTCCGCGCCGAAGCCGTGACGCGCGCGGTGATGGCCGGCGGCATCGGCAAGCTCTCGGCGCTGGTGCGCGCGCGGCCGGATTGGCGCGGGCTGGCGTTCGCGGCGAAGTTGCGCAACCTGAACGACGACCACGTGCTGCGCACGCTGGCCGAGGAGCTCGAGCGTGCGGGCGTGCGCATCGAGCCGTCGACGGTGTTCACGCCGGAGCTGCTCGCGCCCGCGGGGGTGCTCACCCAGCGCGAGCCCACGTCGAGCGAGCAGCAGGACATCGCGTTTGGCCTCGAGGTGGCGCGCGCGGTGGGCCGCGCCGACGTGGGCCAGACGGTGGTCGTCGAGGCGCGCCAGGTGCTCGCGGTGGAGGCGAGCGAAGGCACGGATCCGACCATCACCCGCGGCGGCGACTACGGTCAGGGCAAGGCGGTGGTGGTGAAGATCTCCAAGCCCGGACAGGACCTGCGCTTCGATCTCCCCGCGATCGGCGAGCGCACCATCGCGGTGATGGCGGCGCACGGCTGCAAGGCGCTCGCGGTCGAAGCGGGCCGCACGCTGCTCCTCGACGGCGATGCGGTGCTGCGCGCGGCCGACGCCGCCGGAATCGCCATCGTGGGGGTGGCGCCATGA
- a CDS encoding YARHG domain-containing protein: MRLSWCVLAVALMGAAPPERPLYFDRPLTAQDLEGRSLRELALMRNTIYARVGNPFRKRWLHTYFAAQPWYHELAAPELQKLSEVDKANGLLLEKAEQSTPREQLLARKAALLSAHRLSAADFSFLQFTEQGLLSQAGDVLTLWSVPDGKVLATTRLPARYGVLWAIDAPDGTIRLVTTGANSGVARGTWKPGSAATVEKPFLRNSVVFRAVMPATGDRALVYADGELRRVDFKKRSSVELSVTSPSAPQAEALFADGTGLVTPDAYGAVSVPLEGKRKSFEGRAGLDDFLAISSDGKTLLNTRPRHMIQRGAPTADAKLTSFSGEEGEVLALFATDDGDAVEATTQAIARYGDKGARWRTPLDATVVKTAISGNWMAVAGADHTLRFLDIADGKENAAFHGPTPLADDEVVELVLLSRALGEKVPSFVPNVQADRNPLDDVELLDQLLTVNQLHDLSRRDLKLLRHTVSARRGKAFTVPLLHDYFATKRWYHADPTWNDKVTELDKKNLKIIASVEDDLGGPLPDNVDHEVIHFGG; the protein is encoded by the coding sequence ATGCGGCTTTCCTGGTGCGTGCTGGCCGTCGCGCTGATGGGCGCGGCCCCTCCCGAGCGACCGCTCTATTTCGACCGCCCCCTCACCGCCCAGGACCTCGAAGGCCGCTCGCTGCGCGAGCTGGCCCTGATGCGGAACACCATCTACGCGCGCGTGGGGAATCCATTTCGCAAGCGCTGGCTGCACACCTACTTCGCGGCCCAGCCCTGGTACCACGAGCTCGCCGCGCCCGAGCTACAGAAGCTCTCCGAGGTCGACAAGGCGAACGGCCTGCTCCTCGAGAAGGCCGAGCAGTCCACGCCGCGCGAGCAGCTCCTGGCCCGGAAGGCGGCGCTCCTTTCCGCGCACCGGCTCTCGGCCGCGGACTTCAGCTTCCTGCAGTTCACCGAGCAGGGTTTGCTCTCGCAGGCCGGTGACGTGCTCACGCTCTGGTCCGTGCCGGACGGCAAGGTCCTGGCCACCACCAGGCTCCCCGCGCGCTACGGCGTGCTCTGGGCCATCGACGCGCCAGACGGGACCATCCGCCTGGTGACCACCGGCGCCAACTCGGGCGTGGCGCGAGGCACCTGGAAGCCTGGGAGCGCGGCGACCGTGGAGAAGCCGTTCCTTCGCAACAGCGTGGTCTTTCGCGCGGTGATGCCCGCAACCGGCGACCGGGCCCTGGTCTACGCCGACGGCGAGCTGCGGCGGGTGGACTTCAAGAAGCGCTCGAGCGTGGAGCTGTCGGTCACGTCGCCCTCGGCGCCGCAGGCGGAGGCGCTCTTCGCGGACGGAACGGGGTTGGTCACGCCCGATGCCTACGGCGCGGTGTCGGTCCCCCTCGAAGGCAAGCGGAAATCCTTCGAGGGCCGCGCGGGCCTCGACGACTTCCTGGCCATCTCGTCCGATGGCAAGACGCTGCTCAACACCCGTCCCCGCCACATGATCCAGCGCGGCGCGCCGACCGCCGATGCCAAGCTCACGAGCTTCTCCGGCGAGGAGGGCGAGGTGCTCGCGCTCTTCGCCACCGACGACGGCGACGCCGTCGAGGCCACCACCCAGGCCATCGCGCGCTACGGCGACAAGGGCGCGAGGTGGCGCACCCCGCTCGACGCCACGGTCGTGAAGACGGCCATCAGCGGCAATTGGATGGCCGTCGCCGGCGCGGATCACACGCTGCGGTTCCTCGACATCGCCGACGGCAAGGAGAACGCGGCCTTCCACGGGCCCACGCCGCTCGCCGATGACGAGGTGGTGGAGCTGGTGCTGCTCTCCCGCGCGCTGGGCGAGAAGGTTCCCTCGTTCGTGCCCAACGTGCAGGCCGACCGCAACCCGCTCGACGACGTGGAGCTGCTGGATCAGCTCCTCACCGTGAACCAGCTGCACGATCTCTCGCGGCGCGACCTGAAGCTCTTGCGGCACACGGTGTCGGCGCGGCGCGGGAAGGCGTTCACGGTGCCGCTGCTGCACGACTACTTCGCCACCAAGCGCTGGTACCACGCGGATCCCACGTGGAACGACAAGGTCACCGAGCTCGACAAGAAGAACCTGAAGATCATCGCGTCCGTC
- the fabZ gene encoding 3-hydroxyacyl-ACP dehydratase FabZ has protein sequence MDLLAIQRILPHRYPFLLVDRVVEWTANQKLKAYKNVTANEEFFLGHFPGHPVMPGVLIVEALAQASGLLAYNSNPWKANEKVMYLMGLDGVRFRRPVVPGDRLDLEVTLTKQKSTIWKLACVASVDGKPVAEAEIMATIADKAVDPAAPTAP, from the coding sequence ATGGACCTGCTCGCCATCCAGCGCATCCTGCCGCACCGCTACCCGTTCCTGCTGGTGGATCGCGTGGTGGAGTGGACCGCGAACCAGAAGCTGAAGGCGTACAAGAACGTCACCGCGAACGAGGAGTTCTTCCTGGGGCACTTCCCCGGGCACCCGGTGATGCCGGGCGTGCTCATCGTGGAGGCGCTGGCGCAGGCCTCGGGGCTGCTGGCGTACAACTCCAATCCCTGGAAGGCCAACGAGAAGGTCATGTACCTCATGGGCCTCGACGGCGTGCGCTTCCGCCGCCCCGTGGTCCCCGGCGACCGGCTCGATCTCGAAGTGACGCTCACCAAGCAGAAGAGCACCATCTGGAAGCTCGCGTGCGTGGCGTCGGTGGACGGCAAGCCCGTCGCAGAGGCCGAGATCATGGCCACCATCGCCGACAAGGCCGTCGACCCCGCTGCGCCGACGGCGCCCTAG
- the lpxD gene encoding UDP-3-O-(3-hydroxymyristoyl)glucosamine N-acyltransferase: MSERAFTLGELADLVGGEVQGDAAMRLRGVATLDGAGPEHIAFFNHAWYADDFARTRAGAVIVEPRAAKKHPGRAYLVAPNASLAFARVSRAFHPPERPQPSRAGEAFVHPSAQVDPTARIEAFAYVGAGAKIGARTVLAPQSFVGEGAQVGADSRVGVGVKILHGCVVGNRVILQPGVVLGGDGFGFALDLEEGQLLKVPQVGIVLVEDDVEIGANSCVDRATMGQTRIGRGTKIDNLVQVGHNVTVGAMSILCGQVGLAGSCKIGDGAVLGGQAGVANHLRVGDGAKIAGQSGVGSDIPDGEIWSGSPAQPHRKWLRNQQVASELADLHAEVRKLRAEMDALKK, from the coding sequence ATGAGCGAGCGCGCGTTCACGCTTGGCGAGCTCGCCGATCTGGTCGGCGGCGAGGTGCAGGGCGACGCCGCCATGCGCCTGCGCGGCGTGGCCACGCTCGACGGCGCCGGCCCCGAGCACATCGCCTTCTTCAATCACGCCTGGTACGCCGACGACTTCGCGCGCACGCGCGCAGGCGCGGTGATCGTCGAGCCGCGCGCCGCCAAGAAGCACCCTGGCCGCGCGTACCTGGTGGCGCCGAATGCGAGCCTCGCGTTCGCGCGGGTGTCGCGGGCGTTTCATCCGCCGGAGCGCCCCCAGCCGTCGCGCGCGGGGGAGGCGTTCGTGCATCCCTCTGCGCAGGTGGATCCGACGGCGCGCATCGAGGCGTTCGCGTACGTCGGCGCCGGCGCGAAGATCGGCGCGCGCACGGTGCTCGCGCCGCAGTCGTTCGTGGGCGAGGGCGCGCAGGTGGGCGCCGACTCCCGCGTCGGCGTGGGCGTGAAGATCCTGCACGGCTGCGTGGTGGGGAATCGGGTGATCTTGCAGCCCGGCGTGGTGCTCGGCGGCGACGGCTTCGGCTTCGCGCTCGATCTCGAGGAAGGCCAGCTCCTCAAGGTGCCGCAGGTGGGCATCGTGTTGGTCGAGGACGACGTGGAGATCGGCGCGAACAGCTGCGTCGACCGGGCCACCATGGGCCAGACGCGCATCGGCCGCGGGACGAAGATCGATAACCTGGTTCAGGTCGGCCACAACGTGACCGTGGGCGCGATGAGCATCCTCTGCGGCCAGGTCGGCCTCGCGGGCAGCTGCAAGATCGGCGATGGCGCGGTGCTCGGCGGTCAGGCCGGCGTGGCCAACCACCTGCGCGTCGGCGACGGCGCCAAGATCGCGGGCCAGTCCGGCGTCGGCAGCGACATCCCCGACGGCGAGATCTGGTCGGGCTCGCCTGCGCAGCCGCACCGCAAGTGGCTGCGCAACCAGCAGGTCGCGAGCGAGCTGGCGGATCTGCACGCCGAGGTGCGCAAGCTGCGCGCCGAGATGGACGCGCTCAAGAAGTAG
- the lpxB gene encoding lipid-A-disaccharide synthase — translation MPAVVPRECPLVVTPNGPRPTSRDRVSGRPTNVEYSPHVVRAPPNILIVAGEASGDLHASALLRELKARAPGLRAFGMGGSLTQAEGLEALADARDISVMGLVEVLPAIPRILGVMNKLAAAARERKPDVAILVDLPDFNLRLAKKLHALGIPVAYYVSPTVWAWRKGRLKTIQRYVARMMCIFPFEERFYAENGVQARYVGNPTLDELGPPLAPEAARKSLGLDPDPTKPVLALLPGSRRGEVTRIFPAMLQAARLLLRERPGLRIVVPVAPTLDRELLTSTAAAYSLPLTLVDGRAPDVVAASDAAVVASGTAVLEAGLMQRPMVVVYRVSQISFWIAKLLVKVAHVAIVNLLAGKEIVPELLQADMQPERIAGELRRLLDDPVARSKQLQGLAEVRTSLGQPGASARAADEVLGLLTPTGVEAPTNRAAR, via the coding sequence ATGCCCGCGGTTGTTCCACGCGAGTGCCCACTCGTCGTCACTCCGAACGGTCCACGACCCACGTCCCGCGATCGGGTGTCCGGTCGTCCGACGAATGTGGAGTACAGTCCGCACGTTGTGAGGGCTCCACCCAACATCCTGATCGTGGCTGGCGAGGCCTCGGGCGACCTGCACGCGTCGGCGCTGCTGCGGGAGCTGAAGGCGCGCGCGCCCGGACTGCGCGCGTTCGGCATGGGCGGCTCGCTCACCCAAGCCGAGGGCCTCGAGGCGCTCGCCGACGCGCGCGACATCTCGGTGATGGGCCTGGTCGAAGTGCTGCCGGCGATCCCCCGCATCCTGGGCGTGATGAACAAGCTGGCCGCGGCTGCGCGCGAGCGAAAGCCCGACGTGGCCATCCTGGTGGACCTGCCGGACTTCAATCTGCGCCTGGCGAAGAAGCTCCACGCGCTGGGCATCCCGGTGGCGTACTACGTGAGCCCGACCGTGTGGGCCTGGCGCAAGGGCCGGCTCAAGACCATCCAGCGCTACGTGGCGCGGATGATGTGCATCTTTCCCTTCGAGGAGCGCTTCTACGCGGAGAACGGCGTGCAGGCGCGCTACGTGGGCAACCCCACGCTCGACGAGCTCGGTCCGCCGCTCGCGCCCGAGGCCGCACGCAAATCGCTCGGTTTGGATCCAGATCCGACGAAGCCCGTGCTCGCGCTGCTCCCAGGATCGCGCCGCGGCGAGGTGACGCGCATCTTCCCCGCCATGCTCCAGGCCGCGCGGCTGCTGCTGAGGGAGCGTCCGGGGCTGCGGATCGTGGTGCCCGTGGCGCCGACGTTGGATCGCGAGCTGCTCACGAGCACCGCGGCGGCCTATTCGCTTCCCCTCACGCTCGTCGATGGACGCGCGCCTGACGTCGTCGCTGCGAGCGACGCCGCGGTGGTCGCTTCGGGGACCGCCGTCCTCGAGGCGGGGCTGATGCAGCGGCCGATGGTCGTCGTCTATCGCGTGTCGCAGATCAGCTTCTGGATCGCGAAGCTGCTGGTGAAGGTGGCCCACGTGGCCATCGTGAACCTGCTCGCGGGCAAGGAGATCGTCCCCGAGCTGCTTCAGGCCGACATGCAGCCCGAGCGCATCGCCGGCGAGCTCCGCCGCTTGCTCGACGACCCAGTGGCCCGCAGCAAGCAGCTCCAGGGCCTGGCCGAGGTCCGCACGTCGCTCGGGCAGCCAGGCGCCAGCGCCCGCGCCGCCGACGAGGTGTTGGGCCTGCTCACTCCAACCGGTGTCGAGGCGCCGACGAATCGCGCGGCGCGTTGA
- a CDS encoding OmpH family outer membrane protein, with the protein MRLSSIALVTVAVCALSGVARADQKMAYVDLQRALLEVEEGKAAKATLKAEFDKKQKTLDAEQEALKKDKDTLDKQSMAMTEDARRMKEQELMGKLQEVQKHYMGMQQELSEKERTLTQGIFQKMEGIIGEIAQAEGLTFVFDKSAGLVYAPPSLDLTNELIRRYNDKYSPGKAAGKAKSGAAKGSN; encoded by the coding sequence ATGCGCCTCTCGTCGATCGCCCTCGTGACCGTGGCCGTCTGCGCCCTCTCCGGCGTGGCCCGCGCTGACCAGAAGATGGCCTACGTGGACTTGCAGCGCGCGCTCCTCGAGGTCGAGGAAGGCAAGGCCGCCAAGGCCACCCTCAAGGCCGAGTTCGACAAGAAGCAGAAGACCCTCGACGCCGAGCAGGAGGCCCTGAAGAAGGACAAGGACACTCTCGACAAGCAGTCGATGGCCATGACCGAGGACGCCCGTCGCATGAAGGAGCAGGAGCTGATGGGCAAGCTGCAGGAGGTGCAGAAGCACTACATGGGCATGCAGCAGGAGCTCTCCGAGAAGGAGCGCACGCTCACCCAGGGCATCTTCCAGAAGATGGAGGGCATCATCGGCGAGATCGCCCAGGCCGAGGGCCTGACCTTCGTCTTCGACAAGAGCGCGGGCCTGGTCTACGCGCCGCCTTCGCTGGACCTCACCAACGAGCTCATCCGCCGGTACAACGACAAGTACTCGCCGGGTAAGGCCGCGGGCAAGGCCAAGTCGGGCGCGGCCAAGGGCAGCAACTAG
- the lpxA gene encoding acyl-ACP--UDP-N-acetylglucosamine O-acyltransferase has translation MAIHPTAIVAQGAEIDPSAEIGPYAVIGPQVKLGPSVWVGPHAVVEGRTTVGAHTKIFQFASVGAQPQDLKYAGEPTRLEIGQHNLIREFTTFHIGTTGGGGLTKVGDKNLFMAYSHVAHDVRVGNGCVLANCATLAGHVTLEDHVTMGGLSAAHQFTRIGKHAFIGGGSMVTMDIPPFCTAQGDRAELTGLNTVGLTRHGFTDEQVKHVKSAYRTVFRSKLGLREALAKVRAQHPNAPEVEHFVRFIEGSERGVAR, from the coding sequence ATGGCCATCCATCCCACGGCGATCGTTGCGCAGGGCGCGGAGATCGATCCTTCGGCCGAGATCGGGCCGTACGCGGTGATCGGGCCGCAGGTGAAGCTCGGGCCGTCGGTGTGGGTCGGGCCGCACGCGGTCGTCGAGGGGCGCACCACGGTCGGCGCGCACACCAAGATCTTCCAGTTCGCGAGCGTCGGCGCGCAGCCGCAAGATCTGAAGTACGCGGGCGAGCCCACGCGCCTGGAGATCGGGCAGCACAACCTGATCCGCGAGTTCACCACGTTCCACATCGGCACCACGGGCGGCGGCGGGCTGACCAAGGTCGGCGACAAGAACCTGTTCATGGCCTACAGCCACGTGGCGCACGACGTCCGCGTGGGCAACGGCTGCGTGCTCGCCAACTGCGCCACGCTCGCGGGTCACGTGACCCTCGAGGATCACGTGACCATGGGTGGCCTGTCCGCGGCGCACCAGTTCACGCGCATCGGCAAGCACGCCTTCATCGGCGGCGGCTCCATGGTGACGATGGACATCCCGCCGTTCTGCACCGCCCAGGGCGATCGCGCGGAGCTCACCGGCCTGAACACCGTGGGCCTCACCCGGCACGGCTTCACGGACGAGCAGGTGAAGCACGTGAAGAGCGCGTACCGCACGGTCTTCCGCAGCAAGCTGGGACTCCGCGAGGCGCTGGCCAAGGTGCGCGCCCAGCACCCGAACGCGCCCGAGGTGGAGCACTTCGTGCGCTTCATCGAAGGCTCCGAGCGCGGCGTCGCGCGGTAA
- a CDS encoding polyprenol monophosphomannose synthase → MNPALVIVPTYNERDNLEPITTAILAADPRLDVLVVDDNSPDGTGQLADELAAKQPRIKVLHREKKEGLGRAYLAAFKHALTMPYQFIFEMDADFSHDPKYLPKFLEAMEQGADLVLGSRRVTGGGTVNWGVGRQVISAGGSFYARTILGIPIRDVTGGFKCFRRKVLEGIDLDEVQSSGYGFQIELTYRAIRKGYAVREIPIIFEDRRVGQSKMSRKIFLEALGMVWKLRLDAIQGKL, encoded by the coding sequence ATGAATCCAGCACTGGTCATCGTCCCGACCTACAACGAGCGCGACAACCTCGAGCCCATCACCACCGCCATCCTGGCCGCCGACCCCCGCCTGGATGTGCTGGTGGTCGACGACAACTCGCCCGACGGCACCGGCCAGCTGGCCGACGAACTTGCCGCCAAGCAGCCGCGCATCAAGGTGCTGCACCGCGAGAAGAAGGAAGGCCTGGGCCGCGCCTATCTGGCCGCGTTCAAGCACGCGCTCACCATGCCGTACCAGTTCATCTTCGAGATGGACGCCGACTTCTCCCACGACCCCAAGTACCTGCCCAAGTTCCTGGAGGCGATGGAGCAGGGCGCGGATCTGGTGCTCGGCTCGCGGCGCGTGACCGGCGGGGGCACGGTGAACTGGGGCGTGGGCCGGCAGGTGATCAGCGCGGGCGGCAGCTTCTACGCGCGGACCATCCTGGGCATCCCCATTCGCGACGTCACCGGCGGCTTCAAGTGCTTCCGCCGCAAGGTGCTCGAGGGCATCGACCTCGATGAGGTCCAGAGCTCGGGCTACGGCTTCCAGATCGAGTTGACGTATCGGGCCATCCGCAAGGGCTACGCGGTGCGCGAGATCCCCATCATCTTCGAGGACCGCCGCGTCGGCCAGAGCAAGATGAGCCGCAAGATCTTCCTCGAGGCGCTGGGCATGGTGTGGAAGCTCCGCCTCGACGCGATCCAGGGCAAGCTCTAG
- the bamA gene encoding outer membrane protein assembly factor BamA, whose product MSAIDIEGNRRVEPDAIRNALASKVGSTMERSKITADVHALFALGYFEDISVDAQPAGPNQIKLVVKVAEKPAIRDVRITGNDELSTDDIRDLVDIRTAQILDLDAVHRNAKKIQDKYVEKGFYLAEITPKVVPQPDNTVSVVFAINEHAKVQVKSITFVGNEKVPSADLRSVMETQEGNILSFLTSAGTYREEVFQRDLSLIQFAYYDRGFINVRVGKPQVEITPDKKYLFLTVPITEGEQFNVGKIDYSGDILGTKETLGTRVHTESGALFNRSQLQADISGLNDLYLDQGYCYVNISPLTNVNNDTRIVDLTFDVQKGPKCYVERIDIVGNHKTRDRVIRRELRIYEGELFTGTGMKQSKGRVNALGFFETVEVTQKKGSRDDSVIVEVSVKEKPTGTFQVGFGFSSVESFIFTATLQQNNLLGWGQTASLSAQISSLRSLVQLSYLDPYFLDTNWIFSFDYFRIDADYYGFLRSSNGGDVNFGYHLTPDLLLFLAYGLEHVDVEPSSLSAAPGSVGSVYSAFSSTPPIANQFQSGLNSTVTLTLTYDKRDNRLFPSNGYYGSGSVQYGPKQLGGTFNFIRYSANGRYYRPLFLGIVFKTNATLGYVEGIQGSTVPISELYYVGGINSVRGYYLRTITPTKAVGATANPDTSLTHYPEFPVGGDKQLVFNFELEFPIIEKIGIRGVVFADAGNAYAPNENFFQDKHSLVSTPAGLLYSVGVGVRWFSPIGPLRFEWGFPLTPRPGIDQPVDFEFTIGNFF is encoded by the coding sequence ATCTCGGCCATCGACATCGAGGGCAACCGGCGCGTCGAGCCAGATGCCATCCGCAACGCGCTGGCCAGCAAGGTCGGCTCGACGATGGAGCGCTCGAAGATCACCGCCGACGTGCACGCGCTCTTCGCGCTGGGCTACTTCGAGGACATCTCCGTCGACGCGCAGCCGGCGGGGCCCAACCAGATCAAGCTGGTGGTGAAGGTGGCGGAGAAGCCCGCCATTCGCGATGTGCGCATCACCGGCAACGACGAGCTCTCCACCGACGACATCCGCGATCTCGTCGACATCCGCACCGCGCAGATCCTCGACCTGGACGCGGTCCACCGGAACGCGAAGAAGATCCAGGACAAGTACGTGGAGAAGGGCTTCTACCTGGCGGAGATCACGCCCAAGGTGGTGCCCCAGCCCGACAACACCGTCTCGGTGGTCTTCGCCATCAACGAGCACGCCAAGGTGCAGGTGAAGAGCATCACCTTCGTGGGCAACGAGAAGGTGCCCAGCGCCGACCTGCGCTCGGTGATGGAGACGCAGGAAGGCAACATCCTCAGCTTCCTCACCAGCGCCGGCACCTACCGCGAAGAGGTCTTCCAGCGCGACCTCTCGCTCATCCAGTTCGCCTACTACGACCGCGGCTTCATCAACGTGCGCGTGGGCAAGCCGCAGGTGGAGATCACCCCGGACAAGAAGTACCTGTTCCTCACCGTGCCCATCACCGAGGGCGAGCAGTTCAACGTCGGCAAGATCGACTACTCCGGCGACATCCTCGGCACCAAGGAGACGCTGGGCACGCGCGTGCACACCGAGTCGGGCGCGCTCTTCAACCGCAGCCAGCTCCAGGCCGACATCAGCGGGCTCAACGACCTCTACCTCGACCAGGGCTACTGCTACGTCAACATCAGCCCGCTCACCAACGTCAACAACGACACCCGCATCGTGGACCTCACCTTCGACGTGCAGAAGGGGCCCAAGTGCTACGTCGAGCGCATCGACATCGTGGGCAACCACAAGACCCGCGACCGCGTGATCCGCCGCGAGCTGCGCATCTATGAAGGCGAGCTCTTCACCGGCACGGGCATGAAGCAGTCGAAGGGCCGCGTGAACGCGCTGGGCTTCTTCGAGACGGTCGAAGTGACGCAGAAGAAGGGCAGCCGCGACGACAGCGTGATCGTCGAGGTCAGCGTGAAGGAGAAGCCGACCGGCACGTTCCAGGTGGGCTTCGGCTTCTCGAGCGTGGAGTCGTTCATCTTCACGGCCACGCTGCAGCAGAACAACCTGCTCGGCTGGGGCCAGACGGCGTCGCTCTCGGCGCAGATCTCCAGCCTGCGAAGCCTGGTCCAGCTCTCGTATCTGGATCCGTACTTCCTGGATACGAACTGGATCTTCTCGTTCGACTACTTCCGCATCGACGCCGACTACTACGGCTTCTTGCGCAGCTCGAACGGCGGCGACGTCAACTTCGGGTACCACCTCACGCCGGATCTGCTCTTGTTCCTGGCCTACGGCCTGGAGCACGTGGACGTTGAGCCGAGCTCGCTCTCGGCGGCGCCGGGGAGCGTGGGCTCGGTGTACAGCGCGTTCTCGAGCACGCCGCCCATCGCCAACCAGTTCCAGTCGGGGCTCAACTCGACGGTCACCCTCACGCTCACCTACGACAAGCGCGACAACCGGCTCTTCCCGAGCAACGGCTACTACGGCTCGGGCTCGGTGCAGTACGGCCCCAAGCAGCTCGGCGGCACCTTCAACTTCATCCGCTACTCGGCGAACGGCCGCTACTACCGGCCGCTCTTCCTGGGCATCGTGTTCAAGACCAACGCCACGTTGGGCTACGTCGAGGGCATCCAGGGCAGCACGGTGCCCATCTCCGAGCTGTACTACGTGGGCGGCATCAACTCGGTCCGCGGCTACTACCTGCGCACCATCACGCCCACCAAGGCCGTGGGCGCCACCGCCAACCCGGATACCTCGCTCACCCACTACCCGGAGTTCCCGGTGGGCGGCGACAAGCAGCTCGTCTTCAACTTCGAGCTCGAGTTCCCCATCATCGAAAAGATCGGCATCCGCGGCGTGGTCTTCGCCGACGCGGGCAACGCCTACGCGCCCAACGAGAACTTCTTCCAGGACAAGCACAGCCTGGTGTCCACGCCGGCGGGGCTCTTGTACTCGGTGGGCGTGGGCGTGCGCTGGTTCTCGCCCATCGGCCCCCTGCGCTTCGAGTGGGGCTTCCCGCTCACCCCGCGCCCGGGCATCGACCAGCCGGTGGACTTCGAGTTCACCATCGGCAACTTCTTCTGA